The DNA region CTCCTTTTCCACACTGGAGTATGCCTCACTAACAAGTTCTGGAATTGAGGATTCCCACAAGAAGTCTTCATTCAACTCCTCCAAAATCTTAACGCTCTGCCTCACAATCCTGTAAGGCTTGTAAACTTTCTCATCCTTTTCGGAGCCCCTAGTTAGGATATGCACGTCTGCAATCTTTCCCTGCTTCCACCCCTGTCTGTTCACTCTTCCAAAACGCTGAATAAGGGCGTCGAGGGGAGCTGGCTCAGTTAGGATTGTCTTGAAGCTTATATCAAGGGAAACCTCTATGACCTGAGTGGCAACCACAAAATCGTACCCATTGAGGTTGCTCCTCAACTTTCTTTCGAGTTCCTCCCTATCACCATAAGTGAAGCGGCTGTGGATAAGCATGACACGGTATCCCTTAGCCTTAAGCCGCTTGTATGTTTCCATAGCTCTATCGACAGTGTTGCAAGCTATCAAGGCTGGCATTAACCCATTAGCCTTAAACTGCTCTGCAAGCTCTTCGAGATTTTCTTCCATATTGCCTTCGATTATTCTAACTCTATGCCTCGTGAAGCGGTCGGCTTCTTCGTTAGAGACTTTAAGCTCTTTTGGAGATATCACCTCTGCAAAAAGCTCCTCGATGAAGGATGGGAGCGTTGCCGACATTATCATCGTTCTTGATCCATAACCATTCAGGATTTCGAGCATTGCAAGAATTATCCCCAGGACATTGGGCTCGTAGGCGTGGATTTCATCGAAGATTAGAAGGGAGTTAGCCAGCTCGCTCAGCGTCATCTCGAAAAAGCCAACGCCAAAGAAGGCTTTCATTATTTGGAATGGTGTCGTAACCTTGAAGGGGGTGAATATTTTTTGGTAGAGACTCGAGAGACGCTTGTACTCAAGGCTTGAGGAATATAGGTAATAGTTCGACGAGCTGTGAAGAATTCCAACGAGTTCTGGACTCTTGAAATAACTAAGAAGGCGCTCGTGCATCGCGTTGATGCTGGCCTTATATGGAAGAACGTAAAAGATTCTATTCGAAATCCCTTTCTTTTGTCTGTAAGCATTTGCATCTGCCCACAAAAGAGCGGCTTCAGTTTTTCCATAACCAGTTGGGGCACGTAAAAGGAGATTTCCTCTCACATTATTCGCTTTTTCTTGAAGTGGCCTCCACTTCTCTCGTGGTATCTTCAGTTCTAATGTCTCGGCTATAAAAGGGAGTGATCTCAAAGATATCTCACCTGCAGATGCC from Palaeococcus pacificus DY20341 includes:
- a CDS encoding CRISPR-associated helicase/endonuclease Cas3, which gives rise to MKVCMAKFNPNDFLECHTNDVLNVLKSMKSAFPWIPKLSRDDIWELLFYSILLHDIGKCAIGFQKAGAKGKIWGYRHEVLSAAFTQFLDYDAETKNLIALAILTHHRYLSELPVPTRVEEFVWDGYLEKVNELLKNADYIEEVFLPKVPYWEGYILGKRSGKFKLPSDWKNKLKGYDFDDLMNWYERNCKAHRDVLIFLKGLLNAADHLASAGEISLRSLPFIAETLELKIPREKWRPLQEKANNVRGNLLLRAPTGYGKTEAALLWADANAYRQKKGISNRIFYVLPYKASINAMHERLLSYFKSPELVGILHSSSNYYLYSSSLEYKRLSSLYQKIFTPFKVTTPFQIMKAFFGVGFFEMTLSELANSLLIFDEIHAYEPNVLGIILAMLEILNGYGSRTMIMSATLPSFIEELFAEVISPKELKVSNEEADRFTRHRVRIIEGNMEENLEELAEQFKANGLMPALIACNTVDRAMETYKRLKAKGYRVMLIHSRFTYGDREELERKLRSNLNGYDFVVATQVIEVSLDISFKTILTEPAPLDALIQRFGRVNRQGWKQGKIADVHILTRGSEKDEKVYKPYRIVRQSVKILEELNEDFLWESSIPELVSEAYSSVEKELVESVLDYKQTAFDLFDGLQPLKRSGSEQEFYKMFQGLEIIPSRFAGEVSKLIDAGKGIEVHRYLVPIPYWKLFAIQKELGNVFTYDKKHRMMIANLKYSHKLGLLNESEENEIF